ATTTTGCAAGATGTGATAGAGCTTCAGATGTAATTTCAACTTTTAAGCTTCCAAATCCACGCTCTGTATCAACTATAGCTCTTTTGAGAATCGTAATAATTTCTTGCTCAGTCAAAGGTTTAAGCTCAAATACGTGGCTACGTGATAGCAAAGCTGAATTAAGATAGAAAAAAGGATTTTCAATTGTTGCTCCAATAAGTATAATAGTGCCCTCTTCAATATCTGGAAGTAAAGCATCCTGAGAAATCCTGTTAAGCCTATGAATCTCATCAATAAAAAGAATTGTTTTTTCACCTCTACTAAGTCTCTGTTTTGCCAGTGAAACTTGCTTTCTTATTTCCTCAATATTCAGTGTTGTTGCATTTAGCCATTGAAAATATGCTTTTGTTTTATTAGCGATTATTCTTGCAAGTGCTGTTTTTCCAGTTCCTGGAGGTCCGTATAGAATAAGCGATGTTATTTTATCCGAATCAATTGCTCTACGAAGAAGCTTTCCTTCTGAAATAATATGAGACTGCCCAACATACTCGTCAAGATTTCTTGGTGCCATTCTATAAGCAAGAGGCTCTGTTTTGTAAGTCTCTGAAGGACTATCAAATAAATCACTCATTTTATTTTACCAAGCATTTTTATAAAAGTTTTTAAAAGTTCAGGGTCATGGTCTCCTTTTTCTCTGACAACTATAGAGAGTGCAAAATAGGGAGTTAATGCAGGTTTATATGGTCTCTTGGTTGTTAAAGCATCATAACAGTCTGCGATTGCTGTAATCCTTCCCAAAAGCTTTATCTCTTCTGCCTTCAACCCAAAAGGATATCCTCTACCTGAAAGCTTTTCATGATGTTGAAGCACTGCTGGCAATGATTCTGTAGGAAATTCTTTTTGTTTCTCAAGAAGTTCATGACCTAATACAACATGCTGTTTTATAATGTTGTATTCTGTATCGGTCAATTTACCCTGTTTATTGAGTATTTCATGAGGAATCTGGGATTTTCCTATATCATGCAACATCGCACCAATTCCCAATTTATATAAATTATCTCTGTCCATGCCTATCTGTATTCCAAGTCCTATTGATAAAACTCCCACATTAACAGAGTGAATATAGGTATAATAATCATAGTTTTTCAAATTTAAAAGATTATAAATTGAATCAGGCTTATTAAGCATAATTTCTATAACACTATTTACAACTTCACCTACTTTTTTTATATTTTCTCCGCTTCTTGGCTCATTTAAAACTTCGGTCATCAAAATTTTTGCAGATTCTCTTATTACTACGTGTCTGATTTCTTCATCATTTTCTTCAGCTATCTTATCAAGCTTTTTACTTAAAAATTCAATGTATTCCTTATATAAAGGCAAGTCCTTTTTTTCAATTAAAATATCGCCTTCTTCAGGAATTGTATCTTCATAAATCATAAACAGTTTTTCTGGTGAAGCATCAACAATCTTGGTAATTTTAAAATTTTTTAATAGGTAAATAGAAAAATCAACTTCCATCCCTGGTATTAGAAACATTCTCTCTATCTGATATAGATTTTCTTTATAGAAAGAATAATTTTTAAAATCTATAGGTGATTCTAAGGCTGTTTCAGATAATAATTTTGACGAGTAAGCTTTTAATTGTTTTTTCTCTGACTCATATATATAAACACTGTCTATATTCTTTTCTTTCAGTATCTCAAGAAAAATATTTGAAAATACAATCCCTTTATTAAAAAATTTTTTATATGTCCCTGATTCCTGGATATAAACATCAAATGGAAGGGGTTTATTTAATTGTAATCTGTTAACATCAATTTTAAACAACTCTTTTTCAGGAACTTCTATTATTTTTGATTTATATGCCACTATCTAATTATTTCAAAAAATGCCTATAAAATGGAATATGTTTTTATTAACTATGTATAATAAGACATGATAGAACATCCAGAAATATTTAAAGGGCATCAAATAGAGGCTTTCTTCACAAAAAAGATAAAAGAATTTGAAGATTTTAAAAAGCTCTTATCCTTTAAATTTTATATACCAATTCAAAAACATACTGACAATATACAAATCCTTAATAATTATACCGAGCCCGTTATAGCAGATGCTGTAATTACAGATAAAAGAAATTTATTTATAGCTATAAAAACCGCAGATTGTTTACCTGTATTGATTTTTGATCCTATAAATAAAGTGATTGGAGCAGTTCATGCTGGCTGGAGAGGAACAGCCAGAGGAATTTTAAAAAAAACAATTAACAAGATGAAGGAAATTTACAGATGTGATTCTAAAAATCTATTAATTGCTTTTGGACCTCACATTAAAGGATGCTGTTATGAAGTTGGTGATGAAGTAATTGAAGAAATAAAAAAAGAAACCCCTGAGGAAGAATATATTTTTAGAATAAATGGTAAAAAACATATTGATATTGGTATAGCAAATTTTATTCAGGCTCTATCAGCAGGAGTAAAAAAAGAAAATATATGGATTTCAAAAGACTGCACTTACTGCAAACATGATGAATATGCCTCTTACAGATTTCATGGTAAAAAAGCAGGAAGACAATACGGAATAATAGGAATGTTATAATAAAAAAAACGGGGTGTAGCGCAGTTTGGTAGCGCGCACGGTTCGGGACCGTGGTGTCGGAGGTTCAAATCCTCTCACCCCGATAGGAATCAAAAAGGGAGATTGAATGCCACACAAAAATTATTATTTCTGTTTTAGCTTTTACTTTAACTAATCTGCCTCTGGCAGTTTAGTCTGGCTTAAATATTTCAAGGCAGACAACACAGGGGCGGATTTAGCCTCTGTATTGTCTGCCTTTTTATTTGAAACCATTGATAATAAAAAAACTGGAGGTTTTAAGATGGTAATTGTAATGAAACCAGAAGCAACAGCAGAGCAGCTTCAAGAAGTAATATCCAAAATTGAGGAACTTGGGTATAAACCCCATGTAATCTATGGCACTACAAGAAGTGTAATTGGAGCTGTAGGCGATGAAAGAGGCAAGTTTGTTCTTCAAAGCCTTGAAGTTATGGACGGAGTTGAATCTGTTATCCCCATATTAAAGCCGTACAAATTAGCCTCAAAGGAAGTAAAAAAGGAAAAAAGTATTATCAAAGTTGGAAATGTATCAATAGGCGGAAAAGAACTTATTATAATTGCCGGTCCATGTGCTATTGAAAATGAAGAACAGATTATTAATACTGCAAAAGCTGTAAAATCAATGGGTGCACATATTTTAAGAGGTGGTGCATACAAACCAAGAACCTCTCCCTATACCTTCCAGGGACTTGGAGAAGAAGGGCTAAAACTTCTTAAAAAAGCAGGAGAGATAGCTAATATGCCTGTGGTGACAGAAGTCGTAAACCCTGAACATGTTGATCTTGTTTGTGAATATGTTGATATTCTTCAGATAGGAACACGTAATTCTCAAAATTTTGAGCTTCTAAAAAGAGTTGGACAGACGGATAAACCTGTTATTTTAAAAAGAGGAATGTCAATGACTATTAAAGAATGGCTTATGAGTGCTGAATATATCCTAAGCGAAGGCAATAGAAATGTTATTTTGTGCGAAAGAGGAATCAGAACTTTTGAGACTGCAACAAGAAATACTCTTGATTTATCAGCAATTGCTGTACTTAAAGAAGAAACACATCTTCCTGTAATTGTTGATCCATCTCATGCAACAGGTTTTGCAAAATATGTTCCTTGTATGGCTTATGCTGCGGTTGCTGCTGGAACAGATGGATTAATGATTGAGGTTCATCCACAACCTGAGAAAGCTTTTTCAGATGGTCCACAATCTTTGAATTTTAACTCTTTCGGTAAAATGGTTGAAAAGTTAAGGCAGTTTGCCTCAATAGCAGAAAAGATTTAGCCATAACGGATTTTCATAAAAATAATTAAAAAAATTAAAATTAAAGAAATTAGGTTTGCTAAAATTACGGGAATCTCTTTAATCAAAACTCCGTAGAAAAACCAAAGTGTTATTCCTATTGCCATAAAAATAAACATTGCAAGAGAAACATCTCTGGCAGATTTTGTTTTATAAATTTTTAATGCCTGCGGAATAAGAGCAGAAGTTGTAATAGCTCCTGCTATGATTCCAATTAAATTATTTAAATCTATTGAAAACTCCATAGTTTATATTGTATTATTTAGAATAATTTTAAAGCAAGAAATAACAATGAATTCATCAACTCATGACATAAGAATTGATATTCAAAAACTCAAAAAACTTCCAACGCTTTCTTATACTGCTGAAAAAATAATTAATCTCACTTCAAAAGAACTTACACATCTTGACGAGCTTGTAAATATTATTGAAAAAGACCCACCAATCATGTCAAAAGTTTTAGGAGTTGCCAATATAGTTTATCTTGGGCTATATAAACCTATTACAACTGTTAAAGATGCGCTGTTAAAAATAGGGTTCAAAACTTTAAAAAATATTGCTTTAAGTGTGTCAATATTTAGCCTCTTTAAATCATCTGAAGAAAAAGAAAAAAGTTACATGAACCTTTTTAAACACTCTATTGCTACAGGAACAATATCTCAGATTATTTCGGAAAAATTTTTGAAAGAACCTTCAGATGAAAATTTTACAACTGGAGTTCTTCATGATATAGGTCTTTTTGCCCTTCATTATGCTTTCTACGACCAATTTAAAAAAATTGAAGAAACTCTTACAGAAGAACATTCTTTAAAAAAAGCAGAAGAGAAAATTTTGGGAACAACTCATTCAGAAATAGGAAAATGGCTTGCTGAGATATGGGGGTTACCTGAGATAGTATGTGATGTTATTTTTTACCATAATGATTTCCCTCAGAAATCTATAAAATATTCAAAAACTGTTGCATTGGTTCATCTTTCAAATTTTATTGCTAACCAACTTGATTATTATCCTTTGGAGGTTAAGATTGAGTGTCCATTCTATAAAGAAAGAGTTTACAAAATTTTAAATCTGCCAGATGTGGATGAGCTCATTTTAGAATTTAAAGAAATTATCAAAGAAGTAGACAAGCTATGAGAGATTTACTATTAAAAATTGGTAATGTTTTAGAACTTAAAAATCTTGAAAAATTTGATGATGAGCAATTGAGCAATTTAATATTACAACATATTACAAAAAGACTTATTCTTGAAAAATCTCTTTTTCAATTAAGTGAAGATTTTTCTTGCGGTGCTGAACTCTCAATAAGAATTATGTCTTCTATTAATCGCATTATTGACAGAATTTATACTGAGAAAGATATCTATAGTTTTATCTCATACTGTTTTGATGAGTTTATAAAACTTCTTCCAGCTGAAAATATATCATTCATGGAAAAACATCCTGAATGGAACTGGCTTATTTTAAAGGTTGCTTCAGGTAAAATTAAACTAAAAGATTTTAAAAGTAAATTATTTAATATTAACAACACACTTGCAGGAGAGGTTTTTAAAGAAGGAAATTTTATTTATATCCCTGATATAACAAAAGATAAAAAATATAATTCAAAGCTATCTACATTAGTTTCAATAAGGTCAGTTCTTGCAGTTCCTGTAAAAATACAAAATAAAATCATTGGAGTAATAAACTTTTCCCATCCAGAAGTTAATGCCTTTGATGAATTTTGTATTTTCTTTTTTGTTTCAATGGTTCAATTATTCTCTGCCATAATAACGCTTTTTAAGCTTTATCATGAAAACTCAACATTTAATGAACAACTACAAAAAGAAGTGAACAGAAAGACATTGGAGTTGCAAAAAATAAACAAAAAACTTTATAAAGCCTCTATAACAGATTCTCTTACAGGAATATACAACAGAAGATTCTTTTTCCAACGGCTTGAGGAAGAATATGCAAGGACTTTAAGATATGGAAACAGTTTCTGCCTTATTCTCTTTGATCTTGATAATCTCAAAAAAATCAATGATACATTCGGACATCCTGAAGGAGATAGACTTATCAAGCTTTTTGCTAAGATTTTAAAGACCAATAAAAGAAAAGAGGATATTGCTGCAAGAATCGGTGGAGATGAATTTGGATGCATCTTTATTGGAGCTTCTCTGGAAGGAGCAAAAAAAACTGCGGAAAGAATAAAAGAAGAACTTAAAAAAAGATATAAAAAAGCTCCTGTTAGTGTTAGCGGTGCTTTATGCTGTATTGGTAAGGGCGAGCTTTTCAAGTTCTATAAAAACTATAAAGACTTCTTTAAAGAATTAGATAAAGGGCTCTTTAAAGCAAAAAAAATCAGAGACACAATAGAAATAATTGAAACAAAATAAAAAAATATGATAAATTTTAAACTTAATGTAAAGAGTCTTTGACTCTTATAAAACACACGCCTTAAAAATTCTCCGATGGTCCTTTTAGGGTTAAGGAGAAAAGGCGGAGGAAAAACCATTTTGGGAGGTTTTTATGTCAGTAGTCACAATGAAAGAGCTTCTTGAAGCAGGTGCTCATTTCGGACATCAGGTCAAACGATGGAATCCGAAAATGAAAAAGTATATTTTTGCAGAGAGAAATGGTATTCACATTATTGACCTTCAAAAAACTGTTAAAGGCATTGAGGAGGCTTATGAATTTTTAAAAACTGTTTCAGCAGAAGGAGGAAGCATTCTTTTTGTTGGCACAAAAAAACAGGCTCAAGACGCAATTCAGGAGGAAGCTAAAAGAGCTGGAGTTTTTTATGTAAATCATCGCTGGCTTGGAGGAATGCTTACTAATTTTGCCACAGTAAGAAAAAGTGTTGAAAAATGGCAAAGAATTGAACAGATGAAAGAAGACGGGACATTATATTTACACACTAAAAAAGAGATTGCAAAATATGAGAAAGAAAGACAGAAACTTGAATTAAACCTGATCGGAATTAAAGACATGATGGAGATTCCAAAGGCAATCTTTATTGTAGACATAAAAAAAGAAAAAATAGCTGTTGAAGAAGCAATAAAACTTGGAATTCCCATAGCTGCAATAGTTGATACAAACTGTGACCCTGATCTTGTTGATTATGTAATACCTGGCAATGATGATGCGATCAGAGCAATAAAGCTCATTACATCAAAGATGGCTGATGCTATATTGGAGGGCAAAGAAATTTTTATGAAGAAACTTGAAGAAGAAGCTGAAAAAGCAGCAATAAAAGAAAAGATACTTCAGGAAGAGGAGTATCAAAAATCAATGGATGAATACATTGAAGAATAAAGGAGGAATTATATGGCAATAACTGCTCAGATGGTAAAAGAACTCAGAGAAAAAACAGGTGCTGGAATGATGGAATGTAAAAAAGCACTTGAAACCTCAGGAGGAGATTTTAATAAAGCAATTGACATTTTAAGACAAAAAGGGCTTGCAACTGCGCAGAAAAAAGCATCAAGAGAAGCTAAGGAAGGAATCATAACTTCTTATATTCATATGGATAAAATTGGGGTAATGCTTGAACTTAACTGTGAGACAGATTTTGTTGCAAGAAATGAGGAATTTCGTCAACTTGCTAAAGATATTGCAATGCAAATAGCAGCATCAAATCCTCAATATATACAGAGAGAAGATATCCCTCAAGAGGTCATAGAAAAAGAAAAAGAGATTTATAAATCTCAAATAAAAGGCAATAAACCACCCCAGGTTATTGAAAAAATTGTTGAAGGAAAACTTGAAAAATTCTTTGAAGAAATGTGCCTTCTTGACCAACCTTTTATCAAGGAACCTGAAAAAAAGATAAAAGACCTTATTACTGAAAAAGTTGCCAAATTTGGTGAAAATATCATGGTAAGAAGATTTGTAAGATTTCAAGTAGGACAAACACAGGATGAATAAACCTTTCTACAAGAGAGTGCTTTTAAAACTCAGTGGAGAAGCCCTTATGGGAGAAAAGGGATATGGTATTGATCCCTTTACTGTAAACTACATGGCAGAAGAGATAAAAAAAGCTTATCAACTGGGAGTTGAAATAGCTGTTGTAATAGGTGGAGGAAATATTTGGAGAGGCTCTGAAGCTCAGGCACAGGGAATTGAAAGAGCAACAGCAGACTATATGGGAATGCTTGCAACAGTAATCAATGCACTGGCACTTCAAAATGCTCTTGAAAAGCAGGAAGTTGATACCCGAGTTCAGTCAGCAATTGAGATGCGAGAGCTTGCTGAACCCTACATAAGAAGAAAAGCTATCAGACATCTTGAAAAAGGTAGAGTAGTAATATTTGCTGCAGGCACAGGCAATCCTTATTTTACAACTGATACAGCAGCTGCCCTAAGAGCAATTGAAATCGGTGCGGACGTTATTATGAAGGGAACAAAGGTAGATGGCATTTATTCATCAGATCCTGTCAAGAATTCTAAGGCAAAAAAATTTGATATACTTACTTATATGGATGTAATAAGAAATTCTCTTAAAGTGATGGATTCTACAGCAATTACCCTTTGCATGGATAATAATCTTCCTATTATTGTATTTAATATCCGAAAATCAGACAATTTAAAGAAAATAATTTTAGGGCAAAAAATAGGGAGTATTGTTTTAAAAGAGGTGAAAAATGATACAGGAATTCAAGAAGAAAGCTAATGAAAAAATGAATCAAGCATTGGAAGTATTTAAAAAAGATTTATCTACATTTAGAACAGGAAGGGCTTCCTTAGGAATTCTTGACAACATTAAAGTTGAATATTATGGCAGTACAGTACCACTTAATCAGGTTGCAACGCTTGGAATTCCTGAACCAAGAATGATTACAATTCAGCCATGGGAACAAAAAATGATATCTGAGATAGAAAGAGCTATAATGAAATCAGATCTTGGACT
The Thermodesulfovibrio yellowstonii DSM 11347 DNA segment above includes these coding regions:
- the tsf gene encoding translation elongation factor Ts is translated as MAITAQMVKELREKTGAGMMECKKALETSGGDFNKAIDILRQKGLATAQKKASREAKEGIITSYIHMDKIGVMLELNCETDFVARNEEFRQLAKDIAMQIAASNPQYIQREDIPQEVIEKEKEIYKSQIKGNKPPQVIEKIVEGKLEKFFEEMCLLDQPFIKEPEKKIKDLITEKVAKFGENIMVRRFVRFQVGQTQDE
- a CDS encoding sensor domain-containing diguanylate cyclase, producing the protein MRDLLLKIGNVLELKNLEKFDDEQLSNLILQHITKRLILEKSLFQLSEDFSCGAELSIRIMSSINRIIDRIYTEKDIYSFISYCFDEFIKLLPAENISFMEKHPEWNWLILKVASGKIKLKDFKSKLFNINNTLAGEVFKEGNFIYIPDITKDKKYNSKLSTLVSIRSVLAVPVKIQNKIIGVINFSHPEVNAFDEFCIFFFVSMVQLFSAIITLFKLYHENSTFNEQLQKEVNRKTLELQKINKKLYKASITDSLTGIYNRRFFFQRLEEEYARTLRYGNSFCLILFDLDNLKKINDTFGHPEGDRLIKLFAKILKTNKRKEDIAARIGGDEFGCIFIGASLEGAKKTAERIKEELKKRYKKAPVSVSGALCCIGKGELFKFYKNYKDFFKELDKGLFKAKKIRDTIEIIETK
- a CDS encoding HDOD domain-containing protein, which gives rise to MIPIKLFKSIENSIVYIVLFRIILKQEITMNSSTHDIRIDIQKLKKLPTLSYTAEKIINLTSKELTHLDELVNIIEKDPPIMSKVLGVANIVYLGLYKPITTVKDALLKIGFKTLKNIALSVSIFSLFKSSEEKEKSYMNLFKHSIATGTISQIISEKFLKEPSDENFTTGVLHDIGLFALHYAFYDQFKKIEETLTEEHSLKKAEEKILGTTHSEIGKWLAEIWGLPEIVCDVIFYHNDFPQKSIKYSKTVALVHLSNFIANQLDYYPLEVKIECPFYKERVYKILNLPDVDELILEFKEIIKEVDKL
- the aroF gene encoding 3-deoxy-7-phosphoheptulonate synthase — protein: MVIVMKPEATAEQLQEVISKIEELGYKPHVIYGTTRSVIGAVGDERGKFVLQSLEVMDGVESVIPILKPYKLASKEVKKEKSIIKVGNVSIGGKELIIIAGPCAIENEEQIINTAKAVKSMGAHILRGGAYKPRTSPYTFQGLGEEGLKLLKKAGEIANMPVVTEVVNPEHVDLVCEYVDILQIGTRNSQNFELLKRVGQTDKPVILKRGMSMTIKEWLMSAEYILSEGNRNVILCERGIRTFETATRNTLDLSAIAVLKEETHLPVIVDPSHATGFAKYVPCMAYAAVAAGTDGLMIEVHPQPEKAFSDGPQSLNFNSFGKMVEKLRQFASIAEKI
- the pgeF gene encoding peptidoglycan editing factor PgeF codes for the protein MIEHPEIFKGHQIEAFFTKKIKEFEDFKKLLSFKFYIPIQKHTDNIQILNNYTEPVIADAVITDKRNLFIAIKTADCLPVLIFDPINKVIGAVHAGWRGTARGILKKTINKMKEIYRCDSKNLLIAFGPHIKGCCYEVGDEVIEEIKKETPEEEYIFRINGKKHIDIGIANFIQALSAGVKKENIWISKDCTYCKHDEYASYRFHGKKAGRQYGIIGML
- the rpsB gene encoding 30S ribosomal protein S2 — translated: MSVVTMKELLEAGAHFGHQVKRWNPKMKKYIFAERNGIHIIDLQKTVKGIEEAYEFLKTVSAEGGSILFVGTKKQAQDAIQEEAKRAGVFYVNHRWLGGMLTNFATVRKSVEKWQRIEQMKEDGTLYLHTKKEIAKYEKERQKLELNLIGIKDMMEIPKAIFIVDIKKEKIAVEEAIKLGIPIAAIVDTNCDPDLVDYVIPGNDDAIRAIKLITSKMADAILEGKEIFMKKLEEEAEKAAIKEKILQEEEYQKSMDEYIEE
- a CDS encoding SemiSWEET family sugar transporter, with protein sequence MEFSIDLNNLIGIIAGAITTSALIPQALKIYKTKSARDVSLAMFIFMAIGITLWFFYGVLIKEIPVILANLISLILIFLIIFMKIRYG
- the pyrH gene encoding UMP kinase, whose amino-acid sequence is MNKPFYKRVLLKLSGEALMGEKGYGIDPFTVNYMAEEIKKAYQLGVEIAVVIGGGNIWRGSEAQAQGIERATADYMGMLATVINALALQNALEKQEVDTRVQSAIEMRELAEPYIRRKAIRHLEKGRVVIFAAGTGNPYFTTDTAAALRAIEIGADVIMKGTKVDGIYSSDPVKNSKAKKFDILTYMDVIRNSLKVMDSTAITLCMDNNLPIIVFNIRKSDNLKKIILGQKIGSIVLKEVKNDTGIQEES
- a CDS encoding HD-GYP domain-containing protein, whose translation is MAYKSKIIEVPEKELFKIDVNRLQLNKPLPFDVYIQESGTYKKFFNKGIVFSNIFLEILKEKNIDSVYIYESEKKQLKAYSSKLLSETALESPIDFKNYSFYKENLYQIERMFLIPGMEVDFSIYLLKNFKITKIVDASPEKLFMIYEDTIPEEGDILIEKKDLPLYKEYIEFLSKKLDKIAEENDEEIRHVVIRESAKILMTEVLNEPRSGENIKKVGEVVNSVIEIMLNKPDSIYNLLNLKNYDYYTYIHSVNVGVLSIGLGIQIGMDRDNLYKLGIGAMLHDIGKSQIPHEILNKQGKLTDTEYNIIKQHVVLGHELLEKQKEFPTESLPAVLQHHEKLSGRGYPFGLKAEEIKLLGRITAIADCYDALTTKRPYKPALTPYFALSIVVREKGDHDPELLKTFIKMLGKIK